CGTGCTgtgacccccccccgccccacgggTGTCTGAACCACTCGGAGCCCGGGGGGTGCTgctccccctgtgtcccccccccagctcccacccgtgggggaaactgaggcagatccacagccccgcccccccccccccaccgccGGGATGtgccgggggggggggaaacGGCCCCCGGGACCCCACCTGGGACCCCGGGCTGGGGGGCCCGGTCCCCTGGTGCCACCGTACTGTCCCCCCCACACCCCGGAACCCCCCGGGGAGGGCTCGGACCCCCccaggggctctgcagggacacgCAGGGCCCGGCCCCCGTGTTCCCCATgactcccagtgcccccccagggAATCCCAGTATTCCCAGTACCCCCTGTGACTCCCAGTACCCTCGGgatcccctcccagcctcccccgggacccccagtATTCCCAGTGcgccccccccgggacccccagtgccctccagtACCCGTAGGGAATAaatcccagttctcccagtgcccccagctccagtgtccccaggggctcccaGTACCCCCAGCACACCGCCGGGTCCCGGTTCCCCCCGATCCCACCACCCCCGGCCCGTACCCGCTCCCGATCCCCGCCCGGTCCCGCTCCCGGTCCCGAACCCGCCGCTGGGGTCGCGGAGCCGGCGGGCCGTAAGCCCCACCCCTTTCCCCCCATTGGCTCACTACCCCGCCTGCCCCGCTCCCATTGGAGGGAGGCGCTGGAGGGGGCGGGACGCTCCGCCCCTTCCCCGACCGCTCATCCCGCCCCCCTCGCCATGTGACGCGGGTCACATGACCACCCCCCCCACCCAGTCGCTCCGGCCCCTGCGCGGGGGtcgccccgcgccccccccggcccggcccgcaccCCGAGCGGCCCCAGCGGGGCGGGACCCCCGGCCGAGGCACGGGGCCTTGCACCACGGTGGGCTGGGCCCTGTGCCCCCACCCGGGGCCTCGCTGCTGGGGCGGGGAGCACCCCCgagccccccccagcccccccgagccccccccaagcccccacAGTCCCCCCCCAAACTCCCAACCTCCCCCCCGCAAGCACCTCCACCCCCCCATCCTTGTTcaacccccccaaacctcccctgaaCTCCCTGccacacccccaaatccccttcAAACTCCCCTCCAGTCCCCTaaccccccccagctcctccgAATCCCCCTAAAAGGGGGAAGACCCGAAGACCCCTCCAACCCCCCCCACTCCCAACTTCCCCAAGTCCTCCAATCCCCCCGAACCTCCACTAAACCCCTTGCCGAACCCTCAAATCCCCtccaaacaccccaaaacccccacccCCCAAGCCCATCCAAGCCCCCCATTCTCCCTcaatccccccaaatcctctgctgaacccccaagccccccacaAAACCCCCTTCAACCCTCCCAAACTCCCAACCTCCCCCCATGCACCTCCAGCCTCCCCCATTCTGCTTCAACTCCCTCAAAGTCCATCTCAAACCTCCCCTAAACCCCCTGCCAACCCCCCAAACTCCCAcacccccccaagcccccccatCCTCCCTcaatcccccccaaaccccttcccAAACCCCCAAGACCCTCCAAACCCTCTCCAATCCCCCCAAACTCCCACCTTCCGCCCAAACTCCTCACTCCCGCCTCCCTCAATCCCCCCCCAAACCTCTCCTAAGCCATTTGCCAAACCCTAAagcccccccaaatcccctcgaACCCCCCCAGCCTCCCTCAATCCCCCAACTTCCCCTAAAACCTCTGCCAAACCCCCaagcacccccaaatcccctcaaccccccaacctccccccaaatccccctaaACCCCTCCCTCAACTCCCacaacccccaaaccccccatcCTCCCTCgatcccccccaaacctcccctaAACCCCTTGCCAAACCCCCAAATCCACTTCAACACCCCCCCTAAGCTCCCACACCCCCCAAGCCCCTCTAACCCCCCATCCTCCCtcaatccccccaaaaccctctgCCGAACCCCCAAGACCCCTCAACCCTCCTGTCAACTCTGACACCCCTTgccaaacccccccaaatcccctccaaccccccccaaactcttcccaaatccccccaaacctcccctaAACCTGTTGCCaaacccccaagcccccccaaaatcctctcCATCCCCCCCAAACTCttcccaaatccccccaaacctcccctaAACCTGTTGCCAAACCCCCAAGACCCCCAAAATCCTCTCCGTCCCCCCCAAACTCttcccaaatccccccaaacctcccctaAACCTGTTGCCaaacccccaagcccccccaaaatcctctcCATCCCCCCCAAACTCTTCCCAAATCCTCCCAAACCTCCCCGAAACCTGTTGCCaaacccccaagccccccaaatcccctccaACCCCCCCCCTCCAAACTCCCAACCTCTTCCCAaatcccctccagcccccctaaccccccccaccccccaactCCCTCATACCCCCAAAATTccgcccccaaaccccctctgGCGCCATAAACCACCAGAGCAGGCCATCCCCAGACACCGCCGtgtttgggggggacacccccccgCACCAAGGGGTTTATTGCCATCGGGGGGGTGACAGGGGGTCTCAGATGGCCGACTGCTCCTGCCGCAAGGCCTCGGCGGTGGCCAGCGGCCGCTCGGGCTCGGCGGCCATGGCGGCCTGGCGCAGCACGGCCATGTGCTCCTCGGCCGCCGCCAGCGAGCGCTCGACCCAGTGCCGGGCCGCGGGCTGGCGGCAGGCGCTGCGGGTCACCAGCACCAGGTGACTGACCGACAGCAGCAGCGCCGTGgccctgcggggacacgggggactCGTCACCTCCCGCCCTGTGCGGGGGAACCCCCCGGGGGAGGCGGTGGGTTCGACACCCGGagcgtgcctcagtttccccacctgcAGCACACGGGTGTGCAGCTCCCCCCCGCCTTGTCCTGCTCGGTCACCCCACAGTGGTTGTCCCCAGCTAAGTGGCACTGGTGTCACTTTGCCCCCCCTGTACTGTGTACCCCCCCGGGGGAGGCGGTGGCTTTGACACCGGGagcgtgcctcagtttccccacctgcAGCACACGGGTGTGCAGATCCCCCCCAGCTAAGTGGCACTGGTGTCACTTTGCCCCGCCCCGGTGAGATGGTGGCTTTGCCACCAGGACACATAGCTCGTGCCTCGGTTTCCCCATCTGCTCTGTAGGGGTGTAGAGGTCCCCCCAACCCATCCCACTGTGTCACCCCACAGTGTTTGTCCCCAGCTAGGTGGCACTGCTGTCCCTTCGCTCCCCGCCTCTGCTGGCCCCCCCCCAGATGAGATGGTGGCTTTGACACTGGGAGTGTGGctcgtgcctcagtttccccgtCTGCAGCACACGGGTGTGCAGGTCCCTCTCCCTCTCATCCCGCTGGGTGACCCCGCAGTGGTTGTCCCCAGCTATGTGGCATGGGGTGGCACTTGTGTTGTGTCCCCCCCTGCATGTCCCCCCACCCAGGGAGTGTCCCTGCCCGTCCTGCCGCTGTCACCTGGCGTCCAGCAGTTTGGGGTCCAGCGGTGGGTACATGGATCTCACCACATCGTCCACCCTGCCGGTGGGGATGGCGTTAAGCCCGGGGGACACCGCGGTGACACCCCCGCAgagccctgggaccccccccgtCACCTGGGGCTGATGCGTTTGGCCACCACGATGATGTCCCCCAGGCTGGCCGGGGACTTCACGCGGGCACCTGAGCCCATGGTCATGGCCACCAGCTTCTCCGTCAGCGTGTGGCAGATctgaggggtgggggggacaaTGGGAGGGGGACCAGGGTGAGCGCTTGATGACACCAGTGCCACTAGTGCCACCAGTGCCACCCCCTGGACTCACCTTCAGGATGGCGATGCAGTGGGACACCAGACCCCTGCGGGGGGGAAGGAGGGTGTGAATCTGGGTGCCCCCCTCCCATCCTCAcccccgctgtgtccccccacccccctgccCAGTGCCACATGTCCCCCAGACCCTTGGGGACATTCCCACCCAGGGGTTGCCTTGAGGACCAACCCTTCTTGGGTTTGGTGACCCCCAAATCTTCACCACCTGGGGGGGGCTGGCACTGCACGGGGGTGCCCAGCAGTGATGGGGGGCACATGGGACACgccgggggggggacacactcACGAGGCGTCCTCGACCCAGTCCTCGTTCTCCAGGATGGCCTCGATGTGGGGGTTGGTGATGACCACGTcgtccagctccagctccgaGGGCTCCGACGGCGTCTCCGTGGTGCCCATCAGGTCCACGATGGGTctgttggggacatggggacaaccctggggacagggccaCCCCCTCAGGCTCCCCCCAACCCTCCCAACACCCCGATGATGCTGGACGTGGCCCCACTATTGTCCCCTCAAGGATGCTGGAGGTGTCCCCAGCATCATCCTCAGCCCACGGGGTTTGGGGTCCCTCCCCGACCCCCCTCACCCGG
This DNA window, taken from Caloenas nicobarica isolate bCalNic1 chromosome 24, bCalNic1.hap1, whole genome shotgun sequence, encodes the following:
- the TMEM98 gene encoding transmembrane protein 98; its protein translation is METVVIVAIGVLATIFLASFVALVVVCRQRYCHPGDLRHHYDTKPIVDLMGTTETPSEPSELELDDVVITNPHIEAILENEDWVEDASGLVSHCIAILKICHTLTEKLVAMTMGSGARVKSPASLGDIIVVAKRISPRVDDVVRSMYPPLDPKLLDARATALLLSVSHLVLVTRSACRQPAARHWVERSLAAAEEHMAVLRQAAMAAEPERPLATAEALRQEQSAI